Proteins from a genomic interval of Nostoc sp. TCL240-02:
- a CDS encoding glycosyltransferase, with amino-acid sequence MKIALVAGGYIPAPPLSSSILTLIQEYKYFLDKLGHQVNIFNNKDVNEVIDKINNGNYDFVHLHAYEFASQFNKSLEQKYCFSCHNGYFLKQDKWEEDFKEGFQHYLNAPGIIALSNPTKNIFIKAGYSGYISVQINGVDTQKLNFKEKGNNKAICLGWIQPRKQQRLLAETIDGKLGLDFVGPLDDPNFKEGTTTKHLGIWSLKQVYNNLTDYNCLVLISNGEIAPLVVLEAMAAGLCVVVSESASANLHSKEFIKVLPDDILTNATAENKKIVCDTIIDLIEKNKSFRKEIVEYVRENFDFSHIIKNYIQIIDDFSKFDY; translated from the coding sequence ATGAAGATTGCCTTAGTTGCTGGAGGCTATATTCCTGCACCTCCCTTATCAAGTTCTATTTTGACTCTTATCCAAGAGTATAAATATTTTTTAGATAAGCTTGGACATCAAGTAAATATTTTTAATAATAAAGATGTTAATGAAGTTATAGATAAAATCAATAATGGAAATTATGATTTTGTACATTTACACGCCTATGAATTTGCTAGTCAATTCAATAAAAGCCTAGAGCAAAAATATTGTTTTAGTTGTCATAATGGCTATTTTTTAAAACAAGATAAATGGGAAGAAGATTTTAAAGAAGGATTTCAACATTACCTAAATGCACCTGGGATAATTGCCCTTTCTAATCCAACAAAAAATATTTTTATTAAAGCAGGCTATTCTGGATATATATCAGTGCAAATAAATGGTGTTGATACTCAAAAATTGAATTTTAAAGAAAAAGGAAATAATAAAGCTATTTGTTTGGGTTGGATTCAACCGAGAAAGCAGCAGAGATTGCTAGCAGAAACGATTGATGGTAAGTTAGGATTAGATTTTGTTGGGCCTTTAGATGATCCTAATTTTAAAGAAGGAACCACGACAAAACATTTAGGTATCTGGAGTTTAAAACAAGTTTATAATAATCTCACAGATTATAATTGTTTAGTTTTAATTAGTAATGGAGAAATTGCACCGCTTGTAGTATTAGAAGCAATGGCGGCAGGTTTATGTGTTGTTGTTTCAGAATCTGCTAGTGCTAACTTACACTCCAAAGAGTTTATTAAAGTTTTGCCAGATGATATATTAACTAATGCTACTGCCGAAAATAAAAAAATTGTTTGTGACACAATTATTGATTTAATTGAGAAAAATAAATCTTTTCGCAAAGAAATTGTAGAATATGTCAGGGAAAATTTTGATTTTAGTCACATCATCAAAAACTATATTCAGATAATTGACGATT
- a CDS encoding bifunctional 2-polyprenyl-6-hydroxyphenol methylase/3-demethylubiquinol 3-O-methyltransferase UbiG translates to MVNSTAPSFLSSFLENSFDLKDHLQGFLHLDPGTIETKLAAGQEEIKNLGRKDFNWEEATAFYREKVGELYLFELGAWHLSSYAYIGDMLQLIADCAQGRVLDFGGGIGTHTLGAALCPQVEQVIYYDINPINRDFVQYRAEKMGLGKKIICSLEMPAKEKFDTILCFDVLEHLSDPSQQLLEFYQSLNSEGKMIVNWYFFKGFNQEFPFHLDEPKIVEAFFNTLQSQFLEVFHPYLITTRCYRKQS, encoded by the coding sequence ATGGTTAACTCTACTGCGCCTTCTTTCTTAAGTAGCTTTTTAGAAAATTCATTTGACCTAAAAGATCATTTACAAGGTTTTTTACATTTAGATCCAGGAACCATAGAGACAAAGTTAGCGGCAGGACAAGAGGAAATAAAAAACTTAGGACGCAAAGATTTTAATTGGGAAGAAGCAACTGCTTTCTATCGTGAGAAAGTAGGAGAACTTTACTTGTTTGAATTGGGGGCTTGGCATCTATCAAGTTATGCTTATATTGGAGATATGTTGCAGTTGATTGCAGATTGTGCACAAGGAAGAGTGTTAGATTTTGGTGGAGGGATAGGAACTCATACCCTTGGTGCTGCTCTTTGTCCACAAGTGGAGCAAGTTATTTATTATGATATTAATCCGATTAATCGTGATTTTGTTCAGTATCGAGCAGAGAAAATGGGACTAGGGAAAAAAATAATTTGTAGTCTTGAAATGCCTGCAAAAGAAAAATTTGATACTATTTTGTGTTTTGATGTTTTAGAACATTTGTCAGACCCTAGCCAGCAGTTATTAGAATTTTATCAATCTTTGAATTCTGAGGGTAAAATGATAGTGAATTGGTATTTTTTTAAAGGTTTTAATCAAGAATTTCCTTTTCATTTAGATGAGCCTAAAATTGTAGAAGCATTTTTCAATACACTTCAGAGTCAATTTTTAGAGGTTTTTCACCCTTACTTAATTACAACTCGCTGCTATCGTAAGCAGAGTTGA
- a CDS encoding glycosyltransferase family 4 protein: MSTPMGPLGSGLGGGVELTLSNIATEMLRRGHKLEIVAPQGSISNSLPIREIPGELIQIPAQNQSRSDPILLHKNSVLVNMWDYARQVQADYDLIVNFAYDWLPLYLTPFFNCPIAHLISMGSLTDAMDEIIEQVAINFPGSIGVHSQTQAATFTFAERCICLLNGMDLSIYQFCQEPTQSLAWVGRIAPEKGLEDAVAAAEITGIKLKIFGLKQDVSYWEKICQEYPNAPIEYVGFLPTLELQKELGKCQALLVTPRWIEAFGNVAIEALACGVPLIAYRRGGLTEIVQEGKTGFLVEPDSVQGLVEAIKHLDEIDRQTCRQQAEILYSLEAMGDRTEEWFQEILRKKF; the protein is encoded by the coding sequence ATGTCTACTCCAATGGGTCCGCTAGGTTCAGGATTGGGAGGTGGAGTAGAGTTGACTTTATCTAATATTGCTACAGAGATGCTGCGGCGAGGACATAAATTAGAAATTGTTGCACCGCAAGGGTCTATCAGCAATTCATTACCGATTAGAGAAATTCCCGGTGAACTAATACAGATACCAGCGCAAAATCAGAGTCGTAGCGATCCAATTTTGCTGCATAAAAATTCTGTTTTAGTGAATATGTGGGATTATGCTCGCCAAGTGCAAGCAGATTATGATTTGATTGTGAATTTTGCTTATGATTGGCTGCCACTCTATTTAACACCATTTTTTAATTGTCCGATCGCACATCTGATCAGTATGGGTTCTTTGACAGATGCAATGGATGAGATTATTGAACAAGTAGCAATCAATTTTCCTGGTAGTATTGGTGTTCACAGCCAAACACAAGCAGCTACTTTCACATTTGCAGAGCGGTGTATTTGTCTGTTAAATGGCATGGATTTATCTATTTATCAATTTTGCCAGGAACCAACTCAGAGCTTGGCGTGGGTAGGTAGGATAGCTCCTGAGAAAGGGCTAGAAGATGCAGTAGCAGCAGCAGAAATCACTGGTATTAAATTGAAAATATTCGGGTTAAAACAGGATGTATCTTATTGGGAAAAAATTTGTCAAGAATACCCTAATGCTCCTATAGAATATGTAGGATTTTTACCAACGCTTGAGCTACAAAAGGAGCTAGGTAAATGTCAAGCACTTTTAGTAACCCCTCGTTGGATAGAAGCATTTGGAAATGTAGCAATAGAAGCGCTTGCTTGTGGAGTACCTTTAATTGCTTATCGTCGCGGTGGTTTAACAGAAATTGTCCAAGAAGGAAAAACTGGTTTTTTGGTGGAACCCGATAGTGTTCAAGGTTTAGTAGAAGCTATTAAGCATTTGGATGAAATTGACCGACAAACTTGTCGCCAGCAAGCAGAAATTCTATATTCTTTAGAAGCTATGGGCGATCGCACTGAAGAGTGGTTTCAAGAAATTCTGAGAAAAAAATTCTGA